Proteins from one Primulina huaijiensis isolate GDHJ02 chromosome 18, ASM1229523v2, whole genome shotgun sequence genomic window:
- the LOC140965051 gene encoding cationic amino acid transporter 1-like, translating to MKPKMGGGTETNGGGSSGMTRRRYAACSFTKDDFFPEESFKSMNNYVEALRQTPARLVNRILTRSNLQTELEVKARSANEMKKTLSWWDLMWFGMGAVIGSGIFVLTGQEANEHAGPAVVLSYVISGLSALLSVFCYTEFAVEIPVAGGSFAYLRVELGDFVAFIAAGNILFEYVIGGAAVARSWTSYFATLCNHKPEDFRIHVNGLAHGYNQLDPIAIGVIIIICIIAVVSIKGSSRLNYIASVVHLFVIFFIIICGFIKADTKNYSPFSPYGPHGIFKASAVLFFAYVGFDAVSTMAEETKNPARDIPIGLVGSMVITTFLYCVLAVTLCLMQPYREIDVDAPFSRAFVAVGWSWAQYVVAAGALKGMTSVLLVGAVGQARYLTHIARTHMMPPWFAKVDLRTGTPINATVVMLVATAAIAFFTDLGILSELLSISTLFIFMLVAIALLVRRYYVSGETSTENRNKLIFFILLILGSSIATAIYWGVSEKGWIAYCITVPILIISTAGMWFFVPQACTPKHWGVPLVPWLPSASIAINIFLLGSLKKDSFMRFAAWTGFLLLYYFLFGLHASYDTAMASQATKIEDAPYKKIEAGENSTATMTPTGY from the exons ATGAAACCAAAGATGGGAGGAGGAACCGAAACCAACGGAGGAGGGTCATCGGGGATGACTCGGAGGAGATATGCAGCGTGCTCGTTCACAAAAGACGACTTCTTCCCCGAGGAGTCGTTCAAGAGCATGAACAACTACGTGGAAGCGTTGAGACAGACTCCTGCTCGATTAGTGAACCGGATTCTGACCAGGTCGAATCTTCAGACGGAGCTGGAGGTGAAGGCGCGGAGTGCGAACGAGATGAAGAAGACGCTTTCGTGGTGGGACTTGATGTGGTTCGGTATGGGTGCCGTCATCGGCTCCGGAATATTCGTTCTCACCGGCCAGGAGGCGAACGAACACGCCGGCCCCGCCGTCGTGCTATCTTACGTCATCTCCGGCCTCTCCGCCCTGCTTTCTGTCTTTTGCTACACCGAGTTCGCCGTCGAAATCCCCGTAGCAG GTGGTTCATTTGCTTACTTGCGAGTGGAGCTTGGCGATTTTGTGGCATTCATCGCTGCCGGGAACATCCTTTTCGAGTATGTCATCGGTGGTGCTGCTGTTGCACGTTCTTGGACTTCCTACTTCGCCACATTGTGCAACCATAAGCCCGAAGATTTTCGCATCCACGTCAATGGACTAGCTCATGGCTACAACCAACTTGACCCCATAGCCATTGGGGTCATCATAATCATCTGCATCATCGCAGTTGTCAGCATAAAAGGCTCCTCTCGTCTCAACTACATCGCCTCAGTCGTTCACCTTTTCGTCATTTTCTTCATCATCATATGCGGATTTATCAAAGCAGACACCAAGAATTACTCTCCCTTCTCACCATACGGCCCCCATGGAATATTCAAGGCCTCTGCGGTACTGTTCTTTGCATATGTTGGTTTCGATGCAGTCTCCACGATGGCCGAGGAAACAAAAAATCCAGCACGAGATATCCCCATCGGTCTTGTCGGTTCCATGGTGATTACCACTTTCTTGTACTGCGTGTTAGCTGTAACTCTCTGCCTCATGCAACCATACAGGGAAATCGATGTTGATGCTCCTTTTTCGAGGGCATTTGTGGCGGTCGGGTGGAGTTGGGCTCAGTATGTGGTTGCAGCAGGTGCACTGAAAGGCATGACATCAGTTCTGCTAGTAGGGGCAGTGGGTCAGGCTCGTTACCTCACCCACATTGCACGTACTCACATGATGCCACCATGGTTCGCCAAAGTTGACTTGAGAACCGGGACACCGATCAACGCCACTGTTGTCATGCTTGTAGCTACAGCAGCCATTGCCTTCTTTACAGACCTCGGCATCCTATCCGAATTACTTTCAATCTCTACCCTCTTCATCTTCATGCTCGTCGCCATCGCCCTTCTTGTGCGTAGATACTACGTCAGCGGTGAAACCTCAACAGAGAACCGCAACAAACTAATATTCTTCATTTTACTCATCCTTGGATCCTCAATCGCCACTGCTATTTACTGGGGTGTAAGTGAGAAGGGCTGGATCGCCTACTGCATTACGGTACCGATACTGATTATTTCCACTGCAGGAATGTGGTTTTTCGTACCTCAAGCATGTACTCCAAAGCATTGGGGCGTCCCATTGGTGCCTTGGTTACCATCTGCGTCAATAGCTATTAATATCTTCCTTCTTGGATCTCTTAAAAAGGATTCCTTCATGAGGTTCGCAGCGTGGACTGGATTTCTACTGCTTTACTATTTCCTGTTCGGACTTCACGCCTCTTACGACACGGCTATGGCCTCCCAAGCGACGAAGATAGAGGATGCGCCTTACAAGAAAATCGAAGCCGGAGAAAATTCAACAGCTACTATGACACCAACTGGTTACTAA
- the LOC140964536 gene encoding BTB/POZ domain-containing protein At1g30440-like — translation MACMKLGSKTDAFQKQGQAWFCTTGLPSDIVVEVGEMSFHLHKFPLLSKSGIMERLIAEASEGEGVSIIKLPDVPGGTKSFELVAKFCYGVKLELTAANVVYLRCAAEHLEMTEEYGEGNLISQTEVFLNQVVLRNWKDSLKALQTCDDILSYAEELQVPKRCIDSLAAKACTDPNLFGWPVMEHGDPMQSPGGSVLWNGISTGARPRNSNSDWWYEDASSLSLSLYKRLISAMESRGVKHEIIAGSLNSYARKYLPGLNRRQGVTEFSNRLTPVGSVVSLPEEDQKLLVEEIDELLPMQKGLVSTKFLFGLLRTAKILRVNPSCTSNLEKRIGIQLDQATLEDLLMPNFSYSMETLYDVDCVYRILEHFLAVDQVLGGASAGSDDGHLMGSPFLTPITMVAKLIDGYLAEVAPDVNLKLPKFQSLIAAVPEYARPLDDGLYRATDIYLKSHPWLAESDREQLCGLMDCQKLSLEACTHAAQNERLPLRIIVQVLFFEQLQLRTSIAGCFLVSENLDGSRQLRSGMMGQNDGGWSNAVRENQVLKVGMDSMRIRVSELEKECSNMRQEIEKLGRVKGSSAWGNVSKKFGFRLKSQMCSAEEESVSKHNSNDSVKTEKGKHTLKIEKAKDKIEKAKDKMGKEKRRLTSDE, via the exons ATGGCATGCATGAAATTGGGTTCTAAAACTGATGCATTTCAGAAGCAAGGGCAAGCCTG GTTCTGCACGACCGGTCTCCCCAGTGATATAGTCGTCGAAGTTGGGGAAATGTCCTTCCATCTTCACAAg TTTCCATTGCTCTCGAAAAGTGGGATTATGGAAAGACTAATTGCAGAGGCGTCTGAAGGAGAAGGAGTATCTATCATTAAGCTTCCTGATGTTCCTGGAGGGACAAAATCTTTTGAACTTGTAGCTAAATTCTGCTACGGGGTTAAACTTGAACTTACTGCTGCAAATGTGGTATACCTTCGGTGTGCTGCCGAACATCTTGAAATGACTGAAGAATACGGGGAGGGAAATCTCATTTCTCAGACTGAAGTATTTCTCAATCAAGTGGTTCTACGCAACTGGAAGGACTCTTTGAAAGCACTCCAAACCTGTGATGATATTCTCTCTTATGCTGAGGAACTCCAAGTTCCTAAAAGATGCATTGATTCTTTAGCTGCAAAGGCATGTACCGACCCAAATTTGTTTGGGTGGCCCGTGATGGAGCATGGTGATCCAATGCAAAGTCCTGGAGGAAGCGTTTTATGGAATGGGATAAGCACCGGTGCTAGGCCAAGAAATTCGAATTCAGATTGGTGGTATGAGGATGCATCATCTCTAAGCTTATCTCTTTACAAAAGGTTAATCTCGGCCATGGAATCTCGGGGAGTAAAACACGAAATTATCGCGGGTTCCCTAAATTCTTATGCAAGAAAGTACCTGCCAGGACTCAACCGGCGCCAGGGTGTCACTGAGTTCAGCAACCGGCTTACACCAGTGGGATCTGTGGTCTCGTTACCTGAAGAGGATCAAAAGCTGCTTGTCGAAGAGATTGACGAATTACTCCCGATGCAGAAGGGTTTGGTCTCAACGAAATTTCTATTTGGTTTACTTAGAACAGCCAAGATTCTGCGAGTAAACCCCTCTTGTACATCGAACTTGGAGAAAAGGATAGGCATTCAGCTCGATCAAGCTACTCTAGAGGATCTATTGATGCCAAATTTTTCTTATTCTATGGAAACCCTGTATGATGTGGATTGCGTGTATCGGATTCTAGAGCATTTCTTGGCTGTGGATCAGGTACTCGGTGGTGCATCTGCAGGTTCTGATGATGGTCACTTAATGGGCTCACCATTTCTGACACCGATCACGATGGTTGCCAAACTGATTGATGGGTACCTTGCGGAGGTTGCACCAGACGTTAATCTGAAACTCCCCAAGTTTCAGTCTCTGATAGCTGCTGTTCCTGAGTACGCACGTCCCTTGGATGACGGTCTTTATCGTGCCACAGATATTTATCTCAAG TCGCATCCGTGGCTAGCAGAATCAGACAGGGAGCAGCTCTGCGGGCTTATGGACTGCCAGAAACTGTCTTTGGAAGCTTGCACTCATGCGGCCCAGAACGAAAGGCTTCCTCTGAGAATAATAGTCCAAGTCCTCTTCTTTGAGCAGCTGCAACTGAGGACTTCAATAGCAGGCTGCTTCCTCGTCTCGGAAAATCTTGACGGGTCGAGACAATTGAGAAGCGGGATGATGGGTCAAAATGATGGAGGCTGGTCCAATGCAGTCCGTGAAAACCAGGTCTTGAAAGTAGGCATGGATAGCATGAGGATAAGAGTTTCTGAGCTCGAAAAAGAGTGCTCTAACATGAGGCAAGAAATCGAGAAATTAGGTCGGGTGAAAGGATCCAGCGCCTGGGGGAACGTCTCGAAGAAGTTTGGGTTCAGATTAAAGTCTCAAATGTGCAGTGCTGAAGAAGAATCTGTCAGCAAGCACAACAGCAATGACAGTGTGAAAACGGAGAAGGGGAAACATACTTTAAAAATCGAGAAGGcgaaagataaaatcgagaagGCGAAAGATAAAATGGGCAAGGAGAAGAGAAGATTAACTTCAGATGAAtga
- the LOC140964172 gene encoding uncharacterized protein yields MFWHMAGFSAVSPVEAILDKENVTLEELLDEDEIIQECKALNVRLINFLRERTQVKKLIQYIVEDASEDADKEWTFKFPFVACEIFTCEVDIILNALVEDEELMDLLFSFLDSGRPHSTLLAGYFSKVVICLLLRKTTPLMNYIQAHHDIVNKLVDHIGITSVMEVLIRLIGADEHIYANYADSVQWLENMNVLEMIVDKFSSSDCPEVHANAAETLCAITRHAPPALASKISSPSFVGRLFRHALDDSRPKSVLVNLLSVCTSLLDPKRLAPGMYYMYNSQMTHESGMAASPETVEGMLENIGDLLKLLDISSENHILPTTYGKLQPPVGKCRLKIIEFISVLLAVGSEVAEKEFMRLGALKRIFGLFFEYPYNNFLHHHVEHIITSCLESKNPQFIEHIICDCNLIEKILEVEKNFILAVDINQPTIPAEGRPPPRVGNIGHLIRIANKLVNLGNNNSDIQTILQENNDWVDWQTNELLKRNSVDNIFQWSCGRPTTLHDRARDSDDEDYQDRDYDVAALANNLSQAFHYGIYNNDEIDGAHGSFERDDEDVYFDDESAEVVISSLRLGNDRESGSIFTNSNWFAFEDKGIDNDHSTSSIASTSPNIEGHEAVNVRADDDVMLEEDKDSTDMVTSEPPEIKPTPDESDLKETTSIGFNSIHEQAECRGSSNSVDSLQSTNSADTSDLSQCSLPNGELQVELQAQSANDRADEKDVSQSSVDGLVRICKTDGGGSPDSKDIDSDANSSQS; encoded by the exons GTGGAAGCCATTCTAGACAAAGAAAATGTTACACTGGAGGAGTTATTGGACGAGGATGAAATAATTCAAGAGTGCAAAGCTCTCAATGTCCGTCTAATCAATTT TTTGCGGGAGCGGACTCAAGTTAAAAAACTCATTCAGTACATAGTGGAAGATGCTTCGGAGGACGCTGATAAAGAGTGGACATTCAA GTTTCCCTTCGTTGCTTGCGAAATTTTCACATGTGAGGTTGATATAATACTCAATGCTTTGGTAGAGGACGAGGAG ttgATGGACCTGCTGTTCTCTTTTTTGGATTCTGGGCGCCCTCATAGTACTTTACTGGCGGGTTATTTCAGCAAG GTTGTCATTTGCCTCTTGCTACGGAAGACAACTCCTTTGATGAATTATATCCAA GCTCATCATGATATCGTCAACAAGCTTGTAGACCACATTGGAATAACATCTGTTATGGAG GTGTTAATTCGTTTGATTGGCGCTGACGAACATATTTATGCCAATTATGCGGACTCTGTCCAGTGGTTGGAAAATATGAATGTGCTGGAGATGATTGTTGATAAATTCAGTTCATCA GACTGCCCTGAAGTACATGCCAATGCTGCTGAAACACTTTGTGCAATAACTCGACATGCTCCTCCAGCGCTGGCTTCAAAAATCTCCAGCCCAAG TTTTGTCGGAAGGTTGTTTCGTCATGCTCTGGATGATTCGAGACCAAAATCTGTGTTGGTCAACTTGTTATCAGTCTGTACATCGCTATTAGACCCCAAGAGGTTAGCACCTGGAATGTATTACATGTATAACAGCCAAATGACTCATGAATCTGGAATGGCTGCTAGTCCTGAGACTGTTGAAGGCATGCTCGAGAACATAG GTGATTTGCTCAAGCTTTTGGATATTTCATCTGAGAACCATATCTTGCCAACTACATATGGCAAATTGCAGCCCCCTGTAGGAAAGTGCCGTTTAAAG ATTATTGAATTCATCTCAGTTTTACTGGCTGTTGGTAGTGAAGTTGCAGAAAAAGAATTTATGCGCCTTGGCGCTTTGAAACGTATTTTTGGCTTGTTTTTCGA GTATCCGTACAACAATTTTTTGCATCATCATGTAGAACACATTATAACATCTTGCTTGGAAAGCAAAAATCCTCAGTTTATTGAACATATTATTTGTGATTGCAATCTGATTGAGAAGATTCTTGAAGTGGAAAAAAACTTCATTCTAGCTGTTGATATAAACCAG CCAACTATTCCAGCCGAGGGTAGACCACCACCCAGGGTAGGGAACATAGGACACCTCATCCGTATCGCTAACAAGCTTGTTAATTTGGGGAATAACAACAGTGATATACAGACAATTCTGCAG GAAAATAATGATTGGGTTGATTGGCAGACCAATGAACTCCTTAAGCGCAATTCAGTGGATAACATCTTCCAATGGTCTTGCGG GAGGCCCACCACACTGCATGATCGTGCAAGAGATAGTGATGATGAGGATTACCAAGATAGGGATTACGATGTTGCAGCTTTGGCAAATAATTTGAGCCAGGCCTTCCATTACGGAATCTATAATAATGATGAAATTGATGGG GCTCATGGATCATTTGAACGGGATGATGAG GATGTGTACTTTGACGACGAATCTGCTGAAGTTGTCATTTCTTCACTTCGTTTGGGGAATGACCGGGAAAG TGGATCTATTTTCACAAACTCCAATTGGTTTGCATTTGAGGACAAAGGAATAGATAATGATCATTCAACCAGTTCAATTGCTTCCACATCCCCCAATATTGAGGGGCATGAGGCTGTAAACGTGAGAGCTGATGATGATGTCATGCTCGAGGAAGACAAGGATTCAACTGACATGGTGACTTCTGAACCTCCTGAAATAAAACCAACTCCGGATGAGTCCGACTTGAAAGAAACCACATCTATTGGGTTTAACAGTATACATGAGCAGGCTGAGTGCAGGGGAAGTTCTAATTCGGTTGATTCGCTGCAATCCACGAATTCTGCTGATAcatctgacttaagtcaatgCTCATTACCAAATGGTGAGCTTCAAGTGGAATTACAAGCTCAATCTGCCAATGATAGAGCGGATGAAAAGGATGTTTCACAGTCTTCTGTTGATGGGCTGGTACGTATTTGTAAAACCGATGGTGGAGGATCACCTGATTCAAAGGACATCGACTCTGATGCTAACTCTTCGCAATCTTGA